One Desulfatitalea tepidiphila genomic region harbors:
- a CDS encoding SLC13 family permease, translating into MLTMTRIKWLISLAIPVAIYFAVDPTVHPKMPLFFAFTAWAVTVWALEILPAIPVAAALTFFYVLGEVAPAKVVYAPWSSFLPWLCLAALVLGDALEHTGLTRRMALRLMLLVGATYRNTIIALMATGIFMAFLLPDIMCRVIIFVAIAHGLVLALDLKPTSRISSAIIMAGFFSATSPGYGFLTGTEMALITASIATPVIGPVSWGEFALANLPFNLLYCAMSVVLCVYVIPGKEHLPQEDHLKEVIHKRLAEMGPMTATEWRLLAVLIVAITGLLTQKFHGMPGTFVYAMVGLTCYLPVLNISKPENFRHLNVGFIIFIVACLGIGAVAQFIGADKWMASLVLPVMQKLPPSLSVLAAYCTSAAVNFILTPLAAVSSLTAPMIEIAQALGINPKPMLFAFLNGLDQYIFPYEYALYMYAFTTGYITARHIMKGLALRMFFTGVGIIAIQVPYWRFIGIL; encoded by the coding sequence ATGCTGACGATGACCCGCATCAAATGGCTGATCAGCCTGGCGATTCCCGTCGCGATTTATTTTGCGGTGGATCCAACGGTTCACCCCAAGATGCCGCTGTTTTTCGCGTTCACGGCTTGGGCGGTGACGGTTTGGGCCCTGGAAATCCTGCCCGCCATTCCCGTGGCCGCGGCCCTCACCTTCTTCTATGTGCTGGGCGAAGTGGCGCCGGCCAAGGTGGTCTATGCCCCCTGGAGCTCCTTTTTGCCGTGGCTTTGTTTGGCCGCCCTGGTGTTGGGGGATGCATTGGAACACACGGGGTTGACCCGAAGAATGGCGTTGCGGCTGATGCTGTTGGTCGGCGCCACCTATCGAAATACGATCATCGCCCTGATGGCCACGGGCATCTTCATGGCCTTCCTATTACCGGATATCATGTGCCGGGTGATCATCTTCGTGGCGATCGCCCACGGCCTGGTGCTGGCCCTGGATTTGAAACCCACCTCCCGCATCTCGTCAGCGATCATCATGGCCGGCTTTTTTTCGGCCACGTCACCCGGATACGGCTTTCTCACGGGCACGGAGATGGCGCTGATCACGGCCTCCATCGCCACGCCGGTGATCGGTCCCGTGTCCTGGGGTGAATTTGCACTGGCCAACCTGCCCTTCAACCTGCTCTACTGCGCCATGTCGGTCGTCCTGTGTGTCTATGTGATTCCCGGCAAGGAACACCTGCCCCAAGAAGATCACCTCAAGGAGGTGATTCACAAGCGTCTCGCGGAGATGGGGCCGATGACCGCCACCGAGTGGAGATTACTGGCGGTTTTGATCGTGGCGATCACCGGCCTGCTGACCCAGAAATTTCATGGCATGCCCGGCACCTTCGTGTATGCCATGGTCGGTTTGACCTGTTACCTGCCTGTGCTGAACATTTCCAAACCGGAAAACTTCCGCCACCTGAATGTGGGCTTCATCATCTTCATCGTGGCCTGCCTGGGCATCGGCGCGGTGGCCCAATTCATCGGCGCGGACAAATGGATGGCATCGCTGGTGTTGCCCGTGATGCAGAAATTGCCGCCCAGCCTGAGTGTCCTGGCGGCCTACTGCACCTCGGCGGCGGTCAATTTCATCCTGACCCCCCTGGCGGCCGTCTCGTCGCTCACGGCCCCCATGATCGAAATCGCCCAGGCGCTGGGCATCAACCCAAAACCCATGTTGTTCGCCTTTCTCAACGGACTCGACCAGTACATCTTCCCCTATGAATATGCGCTTTACATGTATGCCTTCACCACCGGCTACATCACCGCGCGACACATCATGAAGGGACTGGCCCTGCGCATGTTTTTCACCGGCGTCGGCATCATCGCCATCCAAGTCCCCTACTGGCGATTCATCGGCATTTTATAG
- a CDS encoding alpha/beta fold hydrolase, producing MTHSIIDNISFDAGRWPLQADRPTIFFIHGSGNNRLFWKNQLESLNDCANTVAVDLPGHGESPGAGMDSVDDYARVVEKLIASLQAPMPIPCGLSLGGAVALQLLLDGKGRYHAGILINTGSRLRVMPQIFDMIKTDYQTYVESSPQVAASPKTDRNLLRGYIQESKKCRPEVVYKDFAACNAFDVMSRLKEISETILILSAQDDQLTPPKYAQFLHQGIPNSSIVSIPQAGHLSPIERPNDVNSAIREFLGRLA from the coding sequence ATGACCCATTCGATAATCGATAATATCTCTTTTGATGCCGGCCGATGGCCGCTCCAGGCGGATCGACCGACGATCTTCTTCATTCATGGTTCGGGCAACAACCGGTTATTCTGGAAAAATCAGCTCGAGAGCCTGAATGACTGCGCCAACACGGTCGCCGTGGATCTTCCCGGACACGGAGAGAGCCCCGGCGCAGGCATGGACAGCGTCGACGACTATGCGCGGGTGGTGGAAAAACTGATCGCGAGTCTTCAGGCGCCCATGCCGATTCCCTGCGGCTTGAGCCTGGGCGGGGCGGTGGCGCTTCAACTGCTGCTCGACGGAAAAGGGCGCTATCATGCGGGCATATTGATCAATACGGGGTCACGGCTGAGGGTCATGCCGCAAATCTTCGATATGATCAAAACCGATTACCAGACCTATGTCGAATCGAGCCCGCAAGTGGCGGCCTCTCCAAAAACGGATCGCAATCTGCTTAGGGGGTACATCCAAGAGTCGAAAAAGTGCCGTCCCGAGGTGGTCTACAAAGATTTTGCGGCCTGCAACGCCTTCGACGTGATGAGCCGTCTGAAAGAGATTTCCGAAACGATCCTGATTCTTTCCGCCCAAGATGATCAGCTGACGCCGCCCAAATATGCCCAATTCCTCCACCAGGGCATTCCCAACTCGAGCATCGTGAGCATACCCCAGGCCGGCCATCTGTCTCCCATCGAGCGTCCGAACGATGTAAACTCGGCCATCCGGGAGTTTCTCGGGCGATTGGCGTGA
- a CDS encoding translation initiation factor Sui1, which translates to MKNDNSHLVYSTETGRMCPNCGRPLKKCGCRSKHVNSSVDSRVDGILRIKRETKGRGGKTVTTISGFDENEDVVRQLAARLKTLCGTGGSAKNGIIMIQGDHREAIKRELETQGFKTKLAGG; encoded by the coding sequence ATGAAAAATGACAATTCCCATCTGGTCTATTCCACCGAAACCGGCCGCATGTGTCCGAATTGCGGCCGTCCTTTGAAAAAGTGCGGTTGCAGGAGCAAGCATGTTAATTCATCGGTCGATTCAAGGGTCGATGGCATCCTCCGCATCAAACGGGAAACCAAGGGGCGGGGCGGCAAGACGGTCACCACCATCTCGGGATTTGATGAAAACGAGGATGTGGTGAGGCAATTGGCCGCCCGCCTCAAAACCCTCTGCGGCACCGGCGGTTCGGCCAAAAATGGCATCATCATGATTCAAGGGGATCACCGGGAGGCCATCAAGAGGGAACTGGAAACGCAGGGATTCAAAACCAAGCTCGCCGGGGGATGA
- a CDS encoding NAD(P)H-dependent flavin oxidoreductase, which yields MSNLLDLLGCRYPIIQGPVGELNDPRMVAAVSEAGGFGMLALGFITDLEKVKRMIAEVRALTDKPFGANLMIAMNPNNEAILEMLAGAGVRTVTTSAGSPKKIYPRIKALGLNGLHVALAAPLAVKAVEAGADGVVVSGAESGGLRTTGPESTNMILIPLVCDQVDVPVVAAGGIADRRGYRAALALGAQGVQVGTAFLCAEESPASPAWKEAIIGCGDAGTTLLPMGPMAMRTIVNPKMAGLMAEGADLSKAYQLGDAGKAWRSGDFDLFPAGAGQVSALIKKIRPVKAIIEGMVA from the coding sequence ATGAGCAATTTGCTGGACCTTTTGGGCTGTCGTTATCCGATCATCCAAGGCCCTGTGGGGGAACTGAACGACCCGCGGATGGTGGCGGCGGTGTCCGAAGCCGGCGGCTTCGGCATGCTGGCCCTGGGCTTTATCACCGACCTGGAGAAGGTGAAGCGGATGATCGCCGAGGTGCGGGCGCTGACCGATAAGCCCTTCGGCGCCAATCTCATGATCGCCATGAATCCCAACAACGAGGCGATACTGGAGATGCTGGCCGGGGCCGGCGTCCGGACGGTGACCACCTCGGCCGGTTCGCCCAAGAAGATCTATCCAAGGATCAAGGCTCTGGGCCTCAACGGCCTGCATGTGGCCCTGGCGGCCCCTCTGGCGGTCAAGGCCGTCGAGGCCGGCGCGGACGGAGTGGTGGTCTCGGGCGCCGAATCCGGCGGCTTGCGCACCACGGGGCCTGAATCGACCAATATGATCCTGATTCCCCTGGTTTGCGACCAGGTGGACGTGCCGGTGGTCGCGGCCGGCGGTATCGCGGATCGCAGGGGCTACCGGGCGGCCCTGGCCCTCGGCGCCCAGGGGGTCCAGGTCGGCACGGCGTTTTTGTGCGCGGAAGAGAGTCCGGCCTCCCCGGCGTGGAAAGAGGCCATCATCGGTTGCGGCGATGCCGGCACTACGCTGCTGCCCATGGGCCCCATGGCCATGAGAACCATCGTCAATCCCAAAATGGCCGGCCTGATGGCCGAGGGTGCGGACCTGAGCAAGGCCTATCAACTGGGCGATGCGGGCAAAGCCTGGCGCAGCGGCGATTTCGACCTGTTTCCGGCCGGTGCCGGCCAGGTCAGCGCGCTGATCAAAAAGATCCGGCCGGTCAAAGCGATCATCGAGGGGATGGTCGCCTGA
- a CDS encoding NAD(P)/FAD-dependent oxidoreductase, translating into MLKIGEKGAIPQKGRTTYAIAPHIPCGVVTPELLRKLADIAEKYQVQAMKITGATRIALVGLKEEDIDSVWNDLGMDKGAAVGLCVRSIRACPGTTFCTMGKQDALGMGMKLDALYHGAQLPGKFKMAVSGCKINCAESSVRDFGLIGEPDGWKVVVGGNVGVTPRLADEVAKGLTDEQALEFAQKVIAYYAETATKGERLGKMIERVGLDALKSAVQ; encoded by the coding sequence ATGCTGAAAATCGGAGAAAAAGGCGCCATTCCCCAAAAAGGCAGAACCACCTATGCCATTGCCCCCCATATCCCCTGCGGTGTGGTGACGCCGGAGTTGCTGCGGAAGCTGGCCGACATCGCGGAAAAATATCAGGTCCAGGCGATGAAAATCACCGGCGCCACCCGTATCGCCCTGGTCGGATTGAAAGAAGAAGACATCGACAGTGTCTGGAACGATCTGGGAATGGACAAGGGCGCGGCGGTGGGCCTTTGCGTCCGAAGCATCCGGGCATGTCCCGGCACCACCTTCTGTACCATGGGCAAACAGGATGCCCTCGGCATGGGCATGAAGCTGGATGCCCTCTATCATGGGGCTCAATTGCCGGGGAAGTTCAAGATGGCAGTGTCGGGCTGCAAGATCAATTGCGCCGAGTCTTCGGTTCGCGATTTCGGACTGATCGGCGAACCCGATGGCTGGAAGGTCGTGGTAGGCGGCAACGTGGGCGTCACCCCCAGACTGGCCGACGAGGTCGCAAAGGGCCTCACCGACGAACAGGCCCTGGAATTCGCCCAAAAAGTGATCGCTTATTATGCGGAGACGGCCACCAAGGGTGAACGTCTCGGCAAGATGATCGAACGGGTCGGTCTCGATGCTTTGAAGTCCGCTGTGCAATAA
- a CDS encoding (deoxy)nucleoside triphosphate pyrophosphohydrolase produces the protein MTKVTAALITDAGKIFAARRKTTARLAGLWEFPGGKVESGETPEQCLKRELWEEFEIDVVVGEYMGTSVYDYEFGTIELMAFRARIVGGDFKLNDHAEAVWVGADDIDQYHFAPADLPFVRMIRQGQIAL, from the coding sequence ATGACCAAAGTCACCGCCGCCCTCATCACCGACGCAGGAAAAATCTTTGCCGCCAGAAGAAAAACGACGGCCAGGCTGGCCGGCCTGTGGGAGTTTCCGGGGGGCAAGGTCGAAAGCGGCGAAACGCCGGAGCAGTGCCTGAAGCGGGAGCTTTGGGAAGAGTTCGAGATCGATGTGGTGGTCGGTGAATATATGGGGACCAGCGTGTACGACTATGAGTTTGGCACCATCGAGTTGATGGCCTTCAGGGCAAGGATCGTGGGAGGTGATTTCAAGCTGAACGATCATGCCGAGGCGGTTTGGGTGGGAGCCGATGATATCGACCAATACCATTTCGCGCCGGCGGACCTGCCGTTCGTCCGGATGATCCGGCAGGGACAAATAGCGCTTTGA
- a CDS encoding MFS transporter produces MIPDHLKRWLIFLIACLLFVLSQFYRASVAVISPQLIGELALDTPQLSLISAAFFYAFALMQIPISMYLDGIGPRISMTVLSAIAVAGSVVFAAGHSVSALVAGRALMGIGMACNLMGTLKIITLWFTPRYFATLSALVVSLGTVGNLIAATPLVLLAQAMGWRNSFLVMAGINLILVVLFFAIARDRPRTPLVPDVPEAASTRMRDILQSLVRLFKEKDYWIISLGTFCRYGIFAAVQALWAGPFLIQTLQVPAVTAGNLLILTSVGIVVGSPIFGWLSDTILENRKGVVISGLIGMAVVLLVLTRLEPGTGMAVLSILFFSFGFFGSAGGIMYTHIKERMPPERAGAAMTGINFFTMIGVAVFLQGLGNMMKYLHPDDAMGGSAFIDAFGFCAICLVVTTVIYLFTVETLGKRKKG; encoded by the coding sequence ATGATACCCGATCATCTTAAACGCTGGCTGATTTTTCTGATCGCCTGCCTGCTGTTCGTGCTTTCCCAGTTTTATCGGGCGTCCGTGGCGGTGATCTCACCGCAGCTGATCGGTGAACTGGCGTTGGACACCCCGCAATTGAGCCTCATTTCGGCCGCATTCTTTTATGCTTTTGCCCTGATGCAGATTCCCATCAGCATGTACCTGGACGGCATCGGGCCGCGCATCTCCATGACCGTGCTGTCGGCCATCGCCGTGGCGGGTTCGGTGGTGTTCGCCGCCGGTCATTCGGTGTCTGCGTTGGTTGCCGGCCGCGCGTTGATGGGCATCGGCATGGCCTGCAACCTGATGGGCACGCTCAAGATCATCACTTTGTGGTTCACGCCGCGCTATTTTGCCACCCTGTCGGCCCTGGTCGTCTCTTTGGGGACCGTAGGCAATCTGATCGCGGCCACGCCGCTGGTGCTGCTGGCCCAGGCCATGGGGTGGCGCAACTCGTTTCTGGTCATGGCCGGGATCAATCTGATCCTGGTGGTTCTCTTTTTCGCCATTGCCCGCGACCGTCCCCGGACGCCGCTGGTTCCCGATGTGCCCGAGGCGGCGTCGACCCGGATGAGGGACATCCTGCAAAGCCTCGTTCGTCTTTTCAAAGAGAAGGACTATTGGATCATCTCCCTGGGCACCTTTTGCCGCTACGGCATCTTCGCGGCGGTGCAGGCCCTGTGGGCCGGGCCTTTCCTGATCCAGACCCTCCAGGTGCCGGCGGTCACGGCGGGCAACCTGCTCATCCTGACCAGCGTCGGCATCGTGGTGGGCAGCCCGATATTCGGATGGCTGTCCGATACGATTCTGGAAAATCGTAAAGGGGTCGTGATCAGCGGGTTGATCGGCATGGCGGTGGTCTTGCTGGTGCTGACCCGGCTGGAGCCCGGCACGGGCATGGCGGTGCTGAGCATCCTCTTTTTTTCCTTCGGTTTCTTTGGCAGCGCCGGCGGAATCATGTACACCCACATCAAAGAGCGCATGCCCCCGGAGCGGGCAGGCGCAGCCATGACCGGGATCAATTTTTTCACCATGATCGGCGTGGCGGTTTTCCTCCAGGGCCTTGGCAACATGATGAAATATCTGCATCCCGACGATGCCATGGGCGGCTCGGCATTCATCGACGCCTTCGGGTTCTGCGCCATCTGCCTGGTCGTCACCACCGTGATCTACCTGTTTACCGTCGAAACTCTTGGCAAGAGAAAAAAGGGATAG
- a CDS encoding sulfatase encodes MTENKIKNVVFIMLDTLQFNYLGCYGNKTVKTPNFDRFARNGILFENAYSEGLPTVPVRRAIMTGRFTLPFSGWQALSHDDTTITDILWGRQVQTALVYDTPPMRLPKYGYSRGFDYVKFCPGHELDHTTYAERTLDPGMRPIDYTSPTMVYNENGELIDDASQALLDEIECFLKFRQEWRSEEDNYVSVVARESDRWLRDVRIKTRPFMLWVDSFDPHEPWDPPSVWRKEPCPYDAEWKGNPILLAPWTPVEGRMTDAECEHIRALYTENIELVDKQIGKLLDSIRDQGLWDETLIVITSDHGQPMGEGEHGHGIMRKCRPWPYEELVHVPLMMHVPGMAGGQRIKSFVQNVDVGVTILDALGLYQEINTLDGGHGFPVYGCIDMQGKSLMPLVRGETDKIRDFAIAGYFGMSWSIITEDYSYIHWILKNASQRDYTSQDNPGKVTMENEEMWSCTAGAKQECPEGDELYDRRNDPFQLRNLLDQKPDVGEKLLEQLKLYIGELRTM; translated from the coding sequence ATGACAGAAAACAAGATCAAAAACGTCGTCTTCATCATGCTGGACACATTGCAGTTCAACTACCTGGGCTGCTACGGCAACAAGACGGTCAAAACCCCCAATTTCGACCGCTTCGCGCGCAACGGCATCCTCTTCGAAAACGCGTACAGCGAAGGCCTGCCCACCGTACCGGTACGACGCGCCATCATGACGGGCCGCTTTACCCTCCCCTTTTCCGGATGGCAAGCCCTCTCCCACGACGACACCACCATCACCGACATCCTGTGGGGACGCCAGGTACAGACCGCCCTGGTCTATGACACCCCGCCCATGCGGCTTCCAAAGTACGGCTATTCCCGCGGTTTCGATTATGTGAAATTCTGCCCCGGCCATGAATTGGATCACACCACCTATGCGGAGCGAACCCTCGATCCCGGTATGCGGCCCATCGATTATACCTCCCCCACCATGGTCTACAACGAGAACGGCGAATTGATCGACGACGCCAGCCAGGCCCTGCTGGACGAAATCGAATGCTTTCTCAAGTTCCGCCAGGAGTGGCGTTCCGAGGAGGACAACTACGTGAGCGTGGTGGCCCGGGAGTCGGACCGCTGGCTGCGCGATGTCCGCATCAAGACGCGCCCCTTCATGCTCTGGGTCGACTCCTTCGATCCCCACGAGCCCTGGGATCCACCGTCGGTATGGCGAAAAGAGCCGTGTCCGTATGATGCGGAGTGGAAGGGCAACCCCATCCTGCTGGCGCCCTGGACCCCCGTGGAGGGCCGAATGACCGATGCCGAGTGCGAGCACATCCGCGCCCTGTATACGGAAAACATCGAGCTGGTGGACAAACAGATCGGCAAACTGCTCGACTCCATTCGGGACCAGGGGTTGTGGGACGAAACGCTGATCGTCATCACCTCGGATCACGGCCAGCCCATGGGCGAAGGCGAACATGGCCATGGCATCATGCGCAAATGCCGTCCCTGGCCTTACGAAGAGCTGGTCCACGTGCCCCTTATGATGCATGTGCCCGGCATGGCCGGTGGCCAGCGCATCAAGAGTTTCGTGCAGAATGTCGATGTGGGCGTCACCATCCTGGATGCCCTCGGCCTGTACCAGGAAATCAACACGCTGGACGGTGGCCACGGCTTTCCGGTCTACGGATGCATCGACATGCAGGGCAAGAGCCTGATGCCCCTGGTACGCGGCGAGACGGACAAGATTCGCGACTTTGCCATCGCCGGCTATTTCGGAATGTCCTGGTCGATCATCACAGAAGATTACAGCTACATCCACTGGATCCTCAAGAACGCCAGCCAGCGCGATTACACCAGCCAGGACAACCCCGGCAAAGTCACCATGGAAAACGAAGAGATGTGGTCGTGCACGGCCGGCGCCAAGCAGGAGTGCCCCGAAGGCGACGAACTCTACGACCGACGCAACGATCCGTTTCAGCTGCGCAACCTGCTCGACCAAAAGCCTGATGTGGGAGAAAAACTGCTCGAACAGTTGAAACTCTATATTGGCGAGCTGCGCACCATGTAA
- a CDS encoding thioredoxin family protein, with amino-acid sequence MFEQLTDATYENRMADTAAGVCIFIKKLCPHCKNMMKVMEKFSALQPGVTLLSIDIEENKGSADALGAERAPTTIVIKGGKVVGKKAGLMNPKEMLAFYKNV; translated from the coding sequence ATGTTTGAACAACTCACCGATGCGACCTACGAAAACCGCATGGCCGACACGGCGGCGGGTGTGTGTATTTTCATCAAAAAACTCTGTCCCCATTGCAAGAACATGATGAAGGTGATGGAAAAATTCAGCGCGCTGCAACCCGGCGTCACCCTGCTCTCCATCGATATCGAAGAGAACAAGGGGTCGGCCGATGCCCTCGGCGCCGAACGCGCACCGACGACCATCGTCATCAAAGGCGGCAAAGTGGTGGGCAAGAAGGCCGGGCTCATGAACCCCAAGGAGATGTTGGCCTTTTATAAAAATGTGTGA
- a CDS encoding NAD(P)/FAD-dependent oxidoreductase — MNEERIYDLVILGGGPAGMTAAIYAARAKLKTIILESNITGGLVNATYTVENFPSYPSIHGMDLMEKFRAHVDSLEVEVEEVCDIDRLELGGPFKRVVTDEGTYAGRAIILATGRKPIPLATPTPSEQVHWCAICDGMAYVGKRVLVVGGGNSAFDESLYMLSIGIEHITLVEEMPRYFAAQATQERLFSCGKAVGHTSTKVADLIVENDVLKGAVLKHTESGDTSTVEVDGVFVFLGQHPNNELFKDQLELTEQGYIRPGQDMGTGIPGVYSAGDINDKPFRQITTAVSDGTIAALSAERYIRSQGNVC, encoded by the coding sequence ATGAATGAAGAGCGCATCTATGATCTGGTGATCCTCGGCGGCGGGCCGGCGGGCATGACGGCGGCCATCTATGCGGCCCGGGCCAAGCTGAAAACCATCATTTTGGAAAGCAACATCACCGGGGGATTGGTGAACGCCACCTACACGGTGGAGAATTTCCCCTCCTACCCCAGCATTCACGGCATGGATCTGATGGAAAAATTCCGTGCTCATGTGGACAGCCTCGAGGTGGAAGTGGAAGAGGTCTGCGATATCGATCGCCTGGAGCTTGGCGGACCCTTCAAGCGCGTGGTCACGGATGAGGGCACCTACGCGGGCAGAGCCATCATCCTGGCCACCGGACGCAAGCCCATCCCGCTGGCCACGCCCACGCCATCGGAGCAGGTTCACTGGTGTGCCATCTGCGACGGAATGGCCTATGTGGGCAAGCGGGTACTGGTGGTCGGCGGAGGCAACAGCGCTTTCGATGAAAGCCTGTATATGCTATCCATCGGTATCGAACATATTACCCTGGTCGAGGAGATGCCCCGCTATTTTGCAGCCCAGGCCACCCAGGAGCGCCTCTTCAGCTGCGGCAAGGCGGTCGGCCACACTTCCACGAAAGTGGCGGACCTGATCGTGGAGAACGACGTGCTCAAGGGCGCCGTACTGAAACATACGGAGAGCGGCGACACCAGCACCGTCGAGGTGGATGGGGTTTTTGTCTTTCTCGGGCAGCACCCCAACAACGAGCTGTTCAAGGATCAGCTCGAGCTGACGGAGCAGGGCTACATCCGACCGGGGCAGGACATGGGCACCGGAATACCGGGCGTGTACAGCGCGGGCGACATCAACGACAAACCCTTTCGCCAGATCACCACGGCGG